In one Mesorhizobium australicum genomic region, the following are encoded:
- a CDS encoding efflux RND transporter periplasmic adaptor subunit: protein MSFWKQALVSLVLLAAAFLGWAKFFPGAGDVLARWGVDWVPFASADARPSEQARNAGRNANGQSRIQQPVIAATVTQETINNRLSSIGTGRAKQTVAVTPYASGRMTEMLVTSGATVQAGEMIARLDDETEKIAVDRAKFALDDALAKQERIQQLRATNTATNVQVNEAALAVDNARLAVRDAELALERRSIRAPISGIVGILPVAAGNYVATTTEIARIDDRSQILVDFWVPERYASMMEVGMPLSAASVARPGEAYQGKVSALDNRIDDQSRTLQVQALLENPDDRLRAGMSFQVTMEFPGDVFPAVDPLAVQWGSGGAYVWLVRDGKAVRTDVKIIQRNTDSVLVQAAITPGEIVVTEGVHAVRDGQPVTIARTNGASEASPAAAAQTTASGT, encoded by the coding sequence ATGTCGTTCTGGAAACAGGCACTTGTGTCGCTGGTGCTGCTTGCCGCGGCCTTTCTCGGCTGGGCGAAGTTCTTCCCCGGCGCTGGCGATGTCCTGGCCCGCTGGGGCGTCGACTGGGTGCCGTTCGCCTCCGCCGATGCGCGTCCGTCCGAACAGGCGCGCAATGCGGGCCGCAACGCAAACGGCCAGTCGCGTATCCAGCAGCCCGTCATCGCCGCCACGGTCACGCAGGAGACGATCAACAACCGGCTTTCGTCGATCGGAACCGGGCGGGCGAAGCAGACGGTTGCCGTCACGCCCTATGCTTCCGGCCGTATGACCGAAATGCTGGTGACATCGGGCGCCACCGTGCAGGCGGGCGAGATGATCGCGCGTCTCGACGACGAGACGGAAAAGATCGCCGTCGATCGCGCCAAGTTCGCGCTGGACGATGCGCTGGCCAAGCAGGAGCGCATCCAGCAGCTGCGCGCGACCAACACGGCGACCAATGTGCAGGTGAACGAGGCGGCGCTTGCCGTCGACAATGCGCGGCTCGCGGTCCGAGACGCGGAGCTGGCGCTGGAGCGCCGCTCGATCCGCGCGCCGATCTCCGGCATCGTCGGCATCCTGCCGGTCGCGGCGGGCAACTATGTCGCCACGACCACCGAGATCGCCCGCATCGACGACCGATCCCAGATCCTGGTCGACTTCTGGGTGCCGGAACGCTACGCGAGCATGATGGAGGTGGGCATGCCCCTTTCCGCCGCCTCGGTCGCGCGGCCGGGCGAGGCCTACCAGGGCAAGGTGAGCGCGCTCGACAACCGCATCGACGACCAGAGCCGCACGCTGCAGGTGCAGGCCCTGCTTGAGAATCCGGACGACCGGCTGCGCGCCGGCATGTCCTTCCAGGTGACGATGGAGTTCCCAGGCGATGTCTTCCCGGCCGTCGATCCGCTGGCCGTGCAGTGGGGATCGGGTGGCGCCTATGTCTGGCTGGTCAGAGACGGCAAGGCGGTGCGCACGGACGTCAAGATCATCCAGCGCAACACCGATTCCGTCCTCGTGCAGGCGGCAATCACCCCCGGCGAGATCGTCGTGACCGAAGGCGTCCATGCGGTGCGCGACGGCCAGCCGGTGACGATCGCCCGAACCAACGGTGCGTCGGAGGCTTCGCCTGCCGCGGCCGCGCAGACGACGGCCAGCGGAACCTGA